The Brassica oleracea var. oleracea cultivar TO1000 chromosome C6, BOL, whole genome shotgun sequence genome includes a region encoding these proteins:
- the LOC106300515 gene encoding ethylene-responsive transcription factor 3-like produces the protein MPSTAITAESLPAYLDSETMGSYAAEIRDPFMDHRLYAGASSRPTSSSMSSTVESSSGQRSSVAKPMSTTAKRYPRTPPVVPEDCHRDCGSSSSVIDDGDDDIASSSRRRDPPPFKFNLNFPPLDDIGLINGVDYIRTDLRL, from the coding sequence ATGCCTTCGACAGCTATAACTGCAGAATCTCTGCCTGCGTATCTCGATTCAGAGACCATGGGGTCGTACGCAGCAGAGATTCGCGATCCGTTTATGGATCATCGGTTATACGCCGGAGCTTCTTCCCGTCCGACGAGCAGCAGCATGAGCAGCACCGTCGAATCCTCCAGCGGACAGAGAAGCTCCGTCGCGAAACCGATGTCTACGACGGCGAAGAGGTATCCTAGAACGCCGCCTGTGGTTCCGGAGGATTGTCACCGCGATTGCGGTTCGTCTTCTTCGGTTATCGATGACGGAGACGACGACATCGCGTCGTCTTCGCGCCGTCGGGATCCTCCGCCGTTTAAATTCAATCTTAATTTCCCACCGTTGGATGATATTGGTTTAATCAACGGTGTAGATTATATACGCACCGATCTACGTCTCTAA